One window from the genome of Mucilaginibacter ginsenosidivorans encodes:
- a CDS encoding hypervirulence associated TUDOR domain-containing protein: MNIKFQIGDHVSWNSEAGHVSGKIIAIHTSDFNFKGYVHHCSEADPQYEIKSDKTNHVAAHKGTALKRI, encoded by the coding sequence ATGAACATTAAATTTCAAATCGGCGACCATGTCAGCTGGAATTCAGAAGCAGGGCATGTGAGCGGAAAAATCATCGCGATTCACACTTCGGATTTTAACTTTAAGGGCTATGTTCATCATTGCAGTGAGGCGGACCCCCAGTATGAAATTAAAAGCGACAAAACCAACCATGTTGCTGCGCATAAAGGAACGGCATTAAAAAGGATATGA
- a CDS encoding RrF2 family transcriptional regulator, translating into MLSNTCKTAIKAVIFLATKIESGDKAAVREIAEYIGASEHTVGKLLQTLVKQGVINSLKGPSGGFYLSGKQKEQPIINIVRAIDGQQIFKECGLGLSKCSSLHPCPIHDDYKQARDLIENLFENKKVHDLCVPVSDGFAYLIG; encoded by the coding sequence ATGTTAAGTAACACCTGTAAAACAGCGATCAAGGCGGTCATATTCCTGGCTACAAAAATTGAATCTGGCGACAAAGCTGCGGTCAGGGAAATTGCTGAATATATTGGCGCCAGTGAGCATACAGTAGGCAAGCTATTGCAAACCCTGGTCAAACAAGGGGTTATCAATAGCCTAAAAGGACCATCGGGTGGCTTTTATCTCTCGGGCAAACAGAAAGAGCAGCCAATTATTAATATCGTAAGAGCGATTGACGGGCAGCAGATCTTCAAAGAATGCGGGCTGGGGCTAAGCAAGTGCTCTTCACTGCACCCCTGCCCGATCCATGACGATTACAAACAAGCCAGGGATCTGATCGAAAACCTGTTTGAAAATAAAAAGGTACACGATCTGTGCGTGCCCGTCAGTGATGGGTTCGCTTATCTCATCGGATAA
- a CDS encoding phosphoribosylpyrophosphate synthetase translates to MDTMTTVSEVISKLQKEGYTVDFNLKDNCLECHENALQIYPDEFIVDKHYRFEGQSDPADEAIVYAISSTKHNLKGILINGYGASSDQFTDDLVRALRERQ, encoded by the coding sequence ATGGACACCATGACAACTGTATCGGAGGTAATCAGCAAACTGCAGAAAGAGGGATATACGGTCGATTTTAATCTAAAGGACAATTGCCTTGAATGCCATGAAAACGCCCTGCAGATATACCCTGATGAATTCATCGTTGACAAGCATTATCGTTTTGAGGGACAATCCGATCCCGCTGATGAAGCGATCGTATATGCCATTTCTTCTACTAAACATAACCTCAAAGGCATTTTAATCAATGGCTATGGCGCATCCAGCGATCAGTTCACGGACGATTTGGTTCGCGCTTTAAGAGAAAGGCAATAA
- a CDS encoding DUF2249 domain-containing protein, with protein sequence MNPINANTKIAEVIKQNPDALEAIVSIRPKFEKLRNPLLRRLMAGRTSLAMAAKLGGCSIDDFFVKLEPLGFKIDRSVLPVHADLEPVPDFIHSLRKGQIVDLDVRPILAAGNDPLNTILEHIKNIQPGQVLKVTNTFSPTPLIALLEKKKFLSYTHTAEENQIETYFFKTPETAEVEPELEIQQDWDVILKRYQGKFILLDVRQLEMPLPMTTILEELDKLPVVNALYVYHKRIPVFLLPELTQRNFDYRIREVADGEVHLIIFIP encoded by the coding sequence ATGAACCCGATAAACGCTAATACCAAGATTGCTGAAGTTATCAAGCAAAATCCCGATGCGCTGGAAGCAATAGTCAGTATCCGTCCGAAGTTTGAAAAGCTGCGGAACCCGCTGCTCCGCAGGTTGATGGCGGGCAGGACCAGCCTCGCTATGGCGGCCAAATTAGGGGGCTGCAGCATTGACGATTTTTTTGTAAAACTCGAACCCCTGGGCTTTAAAATTGACAGGTCAGTTCTGCCGGTTCATGCCGACCTGGAACCCGTACCTGATTTTATTCATTCCCTCCGGAAAGGGCAAATCGTTGACCTCGATGTAAGGCCAATCCTCGCCGCCGGCAATGACCCCTTAAACACGATCCTGGAACATATAAAAAATATACAGCCCGGTCAGGTCCTCAAAGTAACCAATACCTTTTCGCCTACGCCGCTGATCGCGCTGCTGGAGAAAAAGAAATTTCTCAGCTATACCCATACCGCGGAAGAAAACCAGATAGAAACTTACTTTTTTAAGACACCCGAAACTGCGGAGGTGGAACCTGAGTTGGAGATACAGCAGGACTGGGACGTAATCCTAAAGAGGTACCAGGGCAAATTTATCCTGCTGGATGTCCGGCAACTGGAAATGCCTTTGCCGATGACCACCATCCTGGAGGAACTGGACAAATTGCCGGTGGTCAACGCGCTGTACGTTTATCATAAAAGGATTCCGGTATTCCTGCTCCCCGAACTGACCCAAAGGAATTTTGATTACCGGATCAGAGAAGTGGCAGACGGAGAAGTCCATTTAATCATTTTCATCCCATGA
- a CDS encoding cytochrome C oxidase subunit I has product MIVSAALTKTTSYKVIIPFYAFSALSFLTAAALLFRFAGEFTGHYFQPHILAITHTMALGWGTMMILGASHQLVPVMVEGKLYSNFLAGLSFVLAAAGIPLLVYAFYTFSMQWPAQYGAILVNAAILSFLANLTGSLLGSKSKNVHAIFVYTATLWLFAATLMGLLLIYNFTLPIFSKDSLHFLSLHAHLGIAGWFLLMVMGVGSRLIPMFMISKYTHEKLLWTIYGLVNGGLLSFAFIFIYVGSSALLFIPVIAVAAAIALFAVFIYQAYSKRIRRKVDNQVRISLFSILLMAIPVGFLVIFAAMLILNRVDTSLVLAYGFSIFFGWITAIIFGMTFKTLPFIVWNKVYHQRAGLGKTPNPKDLFAAKVFNVMGTAYLLGFVLFIAGILTSSHVLLQYASFGILLAALLYNWNVFSVIFHTPPKK; this is encoded by the coding sequence ATGATCGTTAGTGCCGCCTTGACAAAAACGACCTCTTACAAGGTCATTATTCCCTTTTATGCCTTTTCCGCTTTGTCGTTTTTAACGGCCGCTGCCCTTTTGTTCAGATTCGCGGGCGAGTTTACAGGGCATTACTTTCAACCGCATATCCTGGCGATTACACATACGATGGCCTTAGGGTGGGGCACGATGATGATCCTTGGTGCCAGTCACCAGCTCGTCCCGGTGATGGTCGAAGGGAAATTGTACAGTAACTTCCTGGCCGGCCTTTCCTTTGTCCTGGCCGCCGCCGGTATTCCGCTGCTCGTCTACGCTTTTTATACGTTCAGTATGCAATGGCCGGCACAATATGGCGCAATTTTAGTCAACGCGGCGATATTGTCTTTCCTCGCCAACCTGACAGGCAGCCTGCTGGGCAGTAAAAGTAAAAACGTCCATGCCATTTTCGTCTATACCGCCACGTTATGGCTGTTTGCCGCCACGCTGATGGGCCTGTTATTGATCTACAATTTTACCCTGCCGATTTTTTCAAAGGATTCTTTGCATTTCCTGTCCCTGCATGCCCACCTCGGTATTGCGGGATGGTTCTTATTAATGGTCATGGGTGTAGGCTCCCGGCTGATCCCGATGTTCATGATCTCAAAATATACCCATGAGAAGCTTTTGTGGACGATCTATGGTCTGGTCAACGGGGGATTACTAAGCTTTGCATTTATCTTTATTTATGTAGGCAGCTCCGCTTTATTGTTTATACCGGTGATTGCGGTTGCCGCAGCGATCGCATTATTCGCGGTCTTTATTTATCAGGCTTACAGCAAACGCATACGCCGCAAGGTAGACAACCAGGTACGCATATCCCTGTTTTCAATATTATTGATGGCTATACCAGTAGGATTCCTGGTGATCTTCGCCGCCATGCTGATCCTGAACCGCGTGGATACCAGTCTGGTTTTAGCTTATGGTTTTTCCATCTTTTTTGGCTGGATCACGGCGATCATCTTTGGGATGACTTTTAAAACCCTGCCATTTATTGTCTGGAACAAGGTTTATCACCAGCGGGCAGGACTAGGCAAAACACCCAACCCAAAGGACCTGTTTGCTGCCAAAGTATTTAACGTGATGGGGACAGCCTATTTGCTTGGATTTGTGCTGTTTATTGCCGGCATATTAACTTCCAGCCATGTGTTGCTTCAGTATGCTTCGTTTGGTATCCTGCTGGCTGCCCTGCTCTATAACTGGAATGTATTTTCTGTGATATTTCATACTCCCCCGAAAAAATGA
- a CDS encoding metal-sulfur cluster assembly factor: MNVVTNNDNKCTLALLALKDVLDPEIGLNVVDLGLIYRIDFNDDTHYILVIMTFTTQFCPMGQSILDDVILTMEMAFRECTVKVDVIFDPPWSMQLISEEGRKFLNR; this comes from the coding sequence ATGAACGTAGTTACAAATAACGATAATAAGTGTACTTTAGCATTGTTAGCGCTAAAGGATGTTTTGGATCCTGAAATTGGTCTGAACGTAGTGGATCTCGGTTTGATTTACCGCATCGACTTTAATGATGATACCCATTATATCCTGGTCATCATGACGTTTACCACCCAGTTTTGCCCCATGGGGCAATCTATACTGGATGACGTGATCCTGACGATGGAGATGGCCTTCAGGGAATGTACCGTAAAGGTGGATGTTATTTTCGATCCGCCCTGGAGCATGCAGCTGATATCAGAAGAAGGGCGTAAGTTTTTAAATAGATAG
- a CDS encoding NADPH-dependent assimilatory sulfite reductase hemoprotein subunit, with the protein MTSNATGAEVSQEEHIKEDSNFLRGTIVAGLDNPLTGSLTADDAKMVKFHGSYQQHDRDLEKERKKQKLEPLYQFMLRVRAAGGITTPAQWLVLDELAEKYGNGTMKLTTRQSFQFHGIMKRNLKATIKAINDTLMTTIATCGDVNRNVMCNPNPYESRVHGEVYAWAGRLSDYFQPKTKAYFEIWLDQEKVAGAADIEPLYHATYLPRKFKIAFAIPPHNDIDLFANDLGFIVIEEKGKLKGFNVCVGGGMGMTFGDEQTYPRLADVIGFIRPDEIVEVAETIIGIQRDHGNRLNRKNARLKYTIDAQGLPWFIAELARRRNKPLLPALPYHFKTNGDQYGWLKGTNGKWFYTLFVEHGRVKDREGYPLKKAIRAVAALNKGDLRLTGNQNLIIGNISPEDKGDIEKILNDHDVFNNPQNTALRLNSMACVALNTCGLAFAESERYLPSLIDKLDVILRDNGLEKEAINIRMTGCPNGCDRSSLGEIGFIGRAIGQYNLYLGASHNGDRLNTLYKEMLSEAEILQALEPILISYAAEKLAGEHFGDYVHRKNIVQDKRKTGLKQLS; encoded by the coding sequence ATGACGAGTAATGCTACTGGCGCTGAAGTTTCCCAGGAGGAACATATCAAAGAGGACAGCAATTTTCTGCGTGGAACCATCGTTGCGGGCCTGGACAACCCGCTTACCGGGTCATTGACAGCCGACGATGCCAAGATGGTTAAGTTTCATGGTTCATACCAGCAGCATGACCGCGACCTGGAGAAGGAAAGGAAGAAGCAAAAGCTGGAGCCGCTTTATCAGTTTATGTTAAGAGTAAGGGCTGCGGGCGGTATAACTACTCCTGCCCAATGGCTGGTGCTGGACGAACTGGCAGAAAAATACGGCAACGGGACGATGAAGCTGACTACCCGGCAATCTTTCCAATTCCATGGGATCATGAAAAGGAACCTGAAAGCAACCATTAAAGCGATCAACGACACGCTGATGACCACGATCGCTACGTGCGGGGATGTGAACCGGAATGTCATGTGTAACCCCAATCCGTATGAGTCCAGGGTTCACGGGGAGGTTTATGCCTGGGCCGGTAGGCTCAGTGATTATTTTCAGCCTAAAACCAAGGCCTATTTTGAGATCTGGCTGGATCAGGAAAAGGTCGCCGGTGCCGCCGACATCGAGCCATTATACCATGCCACGTACCTGCCGCGAAAGTTTAAAATCGCTTTTGCCATTCCCCCGCATAATGATATCGATCTTTTTGCAAATGATCTGGGATTTATTGTGATCGAAGAAAAGGGAAAGCTCAAAGGCTTTAATGTTTGCGTGGGTGGCGGTATGGGAATGACCTTTGGCGACGAGCAGACCTATCCCCGGCTGGCGGATGTGATCGGCTTTATAAGGCCGGATGAGATCGTTGAAGTGGCAGAAACCATTATCGGGATTCAACGGGACCACGGCAACCGGCTGAACCGGAAGAACGCCCGTTTAAAGTACACCATAGATGCGCAGGGACTGCCCTGGTTCATCGCCGAGCTTGCACGCCGTCGCAATAAGCCGCTGCTGCCCGCTTTGCCCTATCATTTTAAAACCAACGGCGATCAGTATGGCTGGCTGAAGGGGACGAACGGCAAGTGGTTTTATACACTTTTCGTGGAACACGGGAGGGTTAAGGACCGGGAAGGATATCCCTTAAAAAAGGCGATCCGGGCGGTCGCAGCCCTGAACAAGGGCGACCTGCGCCTGACGGGCAATCAAAACCTGATCATTGGCAATATTTCGCCCGAAGATAAAGGAGACATCGAAAAGATATTAAATGACCACGATGTTTTCAATAACCCGCAAAACACCGCTCTGCGGTTAAATTCTATGGCCTGTGTGGCGCTGAATACCTGCGGCCTGGCCTTCGCAGAATCGGAGCGCTATCTGCCCTCGCTGATCGATAAACTGGATGTGATCCTGCGGGATAACGGGCTGGAAAAAGAAGCGATCAATATCCGCATGACCGGCTGCCCCAATGGCTGTGACCGTTCTTCGTTGGGGGAGATCGGCTTTATAGGCCGTGCGATCGGCCAGTACAATTTATACCTCGGCGCAAGCCATAATGGTGACCGGCTGAATACGTTATATAAAGAAATGCTTTCAGAAGCGGAAATTTTACAGGCGCTGGAACCGATCCTGATCAGCTACGCTGCGGAAAAACTGGCCGGTGAGCATTTCGGGGATTATGTACACCGGAAAAATATTGTCCAGGACAAGCGCAAGACCGGATTAAAACAACTGTCATGA
- a CDS encoding NAD(P)/FAD-dependent oxidoreductase, translating into MDIPPIHGDQKRVVIVGAGFAGLTLAKKLSPVCFQIILIDRNNYHQFQPLLYQVATSGLEPSSISFPLRKIFQHYKNIFVRIAEVKHIHENLIETSIGNIEYDFLVLAHGAETNYFKNQSLQYNALSMKSVGDAIYLRNTLLQNFEQALNTSSEKERRALLQIIIVGGGPTGVELAGAIAEMKNNILPKDYPELDFSQMQVILIEAFPRLLSGISEQSGQKAQQYLESLGVIVKNNLSVKNYDGYRVELNNGDTMHSRCLVWAAGVKGMPIAGLPLSAVLPNNRIRVDEYNRVHDMVNVFALGDVAFMQSKESPKGHPQVAPVAIQQARLLAMNLKKSLSGEKMAAFRYKDNGSMATVGRNLAVVEIGKLKISGACAWFIWMLVHLMSIIGVKNKLFILINWLWQYVTYDQSLRLILKTSGKNENPLHEKNIDPAINLYTQ; encoded by the coding sequence ATGGACATTCCACCTATTCATGGAGATCAAAAGAGAGTGGTTATCGTCGGCGCAGGCTTTGCCGGGCTCACACTGGCCAAAAAGCTCTCTCCTGTCTGTTTTCAGATTATTTTGATAGACAGAAATAATTATCACCAGTTCCAGCCTTTACTATACCAGGTGGCGACTTCAGGATTGGAACCCAGCAGCATCAGCTTTCCTCTCCGTAAAATATTCCAGCATTATAAAAATATTTTTGTCCGGATTGCTGAAGTGAAACATATCCATGAAAATCTGATTGAAACATCCATTGGTAATATTGAATATGACTTCCTGGTGTTAGCTCACGGCGCAGAAACGAACTATTTCAAAAATCAATCGCTGCAATACAATGCGCTCTCGATGAAATCGGTTGGGGATGCAATATATCTGCGGAATACCTTACTGCAAAACTTCGAACAGGCACTTAATACAAGCAGTGAAAAGGAACGAAGGGCACTATTGCAAATCATCATAGTCGGCGGCGGGCCAACGGGAGTAGAACTCGCCGGCGCGATCGCAGAAATGAAAAACAATATTCTGCCGAAGGATTATCCTGAGCTGGATTTCAGCCAGATGCAGGTCATCCTGATCGAAGCTTTTCCCCGGTTATTGAGCGGGATCAGCGAGCAGTCAGGCCAAAAGGCACAGCAATACCTGGAATCACTCGGCGTAATCGTAAAAAACAACCTGTCGGTAAAAAATTACGATGGCTATCGGGTAGAACTGAACAATGGCGATACGATGCACAGCCGGTGCCTGGTATGGGCTGCCGGCGTAAAAGGAATGCCCATCGCTGGCCTGCCGCTATCTGCCGTTCTGCCCAATAATAGGATCAGGGTAGATGAATACAACCGCGTTCACGATATGGTCAATGTTTTCGCCCTTGGAGACGTGGCATTCATGCAAAGTAAGGAAAGTCCCAAAGGCCACCCGCAAGTGGCCCCGGTCGCTATTCAGCAAGCCCGGTTACTGGCGATGAATTTGAAAAAATCGTTGTCCGGAGAAAAAATGGCAGCCTTCCGGTATAAGGATAATGGCAGCATGGCAACGGTTGGACGCAACCTCGCAGTCGTTGAAATAGGTAAATTGAAAATCAGTGGTGCATGCGCCTGGTTCATCTGGATGCTGGTGCACCTGATGTCCATCATAGGCGTAAAAAACAAACTGTTCATCCTCATCAACTGGCTATGGCAATATGTCACGTACGACCAGTCGCTCCGGCTGATCTTAAAAACTTCGGGGAAAAATGAAAATCCTCTTCATGAAAAAAATATCGACCCGGCTATTAACTTATATACCCAATAA
- a CDS encoding trans-sulfuration enzyme family protein, translating to MKKLETLCVHPTGEKDQFKGSVTAAIFPSAAYNYLDQEELQYPGFYSTYNQKRLGQIMAELEHGNWGMVFSSGMAAISTAILSFAQLHDHVIFSRDLYGGTWKFAEQELPKRGISCSYADNTLAGFQAALKPHTRVIYIETPANPLLNIVPLREIAEFAKKNGIVTIVDNTFASPVNQLPLLHAIDIVIHSGTKYLGGHNDLPFGALVSSNPEHREPVFSTAKLYGGSLSPYQCYLVERSLKTLAIRVKRQNENAMKLAEYLSGHAAVNRVYYPGLTSHPDHRIALQQMMGFGGILSFELHVNPEKLILFQKRLAIIQPALSLGGVESLICSPVATSHRSLSAEQRHQLGIQDNLLRLSVGIEDGDDLIADLHSAIAAIT from the coding sequence ATGAAAAAACTGGAAACATTATGTGTCCACCCTACCGGGGAAAAGGACCAATTCAAAGGCTCTGTTACTGCTGCTATCTTTCCTTCAGCAGCGTATAACTACCTGGACCAGGAAGAACTTCAATATCCTGGCTTCTATTCCACCTATAACCAAAAACGGCTGGGCCAGATCATGGCCGAACTGGAGCATGGGAACTGGGGCATGGTGTTCAGCTCCGGCATGGCGGCGATTAGTACGGCTATTTTGTCCTTTGCACAACTACACGATCACGTCATCTTTTCCCGTGACCTGTACGGAGGCACCTGGAAATTCGCTGAACAGGAACTGCCGAAAAGAGGCATTTCCTGCAGTTATGCCGATAACACCTTAGCCGGGTTCCAGGCAGCACTAAAACCTCATACCAGGGTCATTTATATCGAAACCCCAGCTAACCCTTTATTAAATATTGTGCCCTTACGGGAGATAGCAGAATTTGCGAAGAAGAACGGCATCGTTACGATTGTTGACAATACTTTTGCTTCCCCTGTTAATCAGTTACCGCTGCTGCACGCTATCGACATCGTTATTCATAGCGGCACCAAATACCTCGGCGGGCATAATGACCTGCCCTTTGGCGCGTTGGTTTCCAGCAACCCGGAGCACAGGGAGCCTGTTTTCAGCACCGCGAAATTGTATGGCGGCTCTTTGTCCCCTTATCAATGCTACCTGGTGGAGCGTAGTCTGAAGACACTGGCGATCAGGGTAAAGCGGCAAAACGAAAATGCAATGAAGCTGGCGGAGTATCTCTCCGGTCATGCTGCGGTAAACCGCGTCTATTATCCCGGACTAACCTCGCACCCGGACCACCGGATCGCCTTGCAGCAAATGATGGGCTTTGGCGGCATTTTGTCTTTTGAGCTTCATGTTAACCCGGAAAAGCTGATCCTTTTTCAAAAGCGCCTGGCGATCATACAGCCTGCTTTAAGTCTTGGCGGTGTAGAGAGCCTGATTTGCTCGCCGGTCGCGACCTCACATCGGAGCTTATCTGCAGAGCAGCGCCATCAGCTGGGCATTCAGGATAATTTACTGCGGCTTTCCGTGGGTATTGAAGATGGGGATGACCTGATCGCAGATCTCCATTCCGCGATTGCGGCTATAACCTAA
- a CDS encoding FAD-dependent monooxygenase, producing MGTITANHQLGTDIIIVGAGPTGLMAACQLARFGVDLIIIDAKAGTTPESRAMLVSARSMEIYQQMGLSDKVLAQGEYIRNLSIYIDGKEKVDFSLGKAGAGLTDFPYIQSFEQSGNESLLYEQLRKKGRDVLWHTELVDMEQSAEGVTVKLQDLVAKRQLEVRAKYLIACDGASSTVRQLLKCKFEGKTYENKFFVADTRIDWAQPAHRVVASPSRTNFCAFFPMYDKDTYRVLGTLPGSFYNKENIAFQDIEPVIRSTVGIPLQFKVVNWFSVYKLHQRCVESFAVNRCFLAGDAAHIHSPAGGQGMNTGLQDAYNLSWKLWMVLTGTAGESLLCTYHTERYPFAKWLLKFTDRIFGFMTDRQVFFYLLRKHLLPFLFKVLSISPRIKKRIFRALSQIWYSYGDSPLSVGHSEQSLTFKAGDRFPYVRIDHKGKMISCYHLLTAAKFHLVCIGADSNGNKDDVPAALVPLIQLINLPHSPCWLKLGIRKKLYILVRPDNYIGMITDRIDDDRLERYFRLFR from the coding sequence ATGGGAACCATCACTGCTAACCACCAGCTAGGTACGGATATTATCATTGTCGGCGCCGGGCCTACCGGGCTCATGGCGGCCTGCCAACTGGCCAGATTCGGCGTAGACCTGATCATTATAGACGCGAAGGCCGGCACTACCCCGGAATCAAGGGCCATGCTGGTCAGTGCGCGAAGCATGGAGATTTACCAGCAGATGGGCTTGTCTGATAAGGTTTTAGCACAGGGGGAATATATCCGGAACCTCTCCATTTATATTGACGGGAAAGAAAAAGTCGATTTTTCGCTGGGAAAAGCCGGGGCCGGGTTAACGGACTTTCCGTATATACAGTCCTTTGAACAATCGGGAAACGAATCGCTGCTCTATGAACAATTGAGAAAAAAGGGTCGCGATGTCTTATGGCATACCGAGCTGGTGGATATGGAACAATCGGCGGAAGGGGTTACTGTGAAGCTGCAGGATCTGGTCGCTAAAAGGCAGCTGGAAGTTCGCGCCAAATATCTGATCGCATGTGATGGTGCGTCCAGCACCGTCCGCCAGCTGCTGAAATGTAAATTTGAAGGCAAGACCTATGAGAACAAATTCTTTGTAGCGGACACCAGAATTGACTGGGCGCAACCCGCGCACCGGGTCGTGGCCTCCCCATCCAGAACGAATTTCTGCGCCTTTTTTCCGATGTACGACAAGGATACCTACCGGGTGCTGGGCACCCTGCCCGGCAGCTTTTACAATAAGGAAAATATCGCCTTTCAGGACATTGAACCCGTGATCCGATCGACCGTCGGTATCCCGCTGCAGTTTAAAGTGGTCAATTGGTTTTCCGTATACAAGCTCCATCAGCGGTGCGTAGAAAGTTTTGCTGTCAACCGGTGCTTTTTAGCAGGCGATGCCGCGCATATTCATAGTCCGGCCGGCGGGCAGGGCATGAACACCGGCTTGCAGGATGCTTATAATCTCTCCTGGAAATTATGGATGGTACTCACCGGAACAGCTGGTGAGTCGCTGCTCTGCACTTATCATACCGAACGATATCCTTTTGCGAAATGGCTGTTAAAGTTCACGGACCGCATATTTGGCTTTATGACTGATCGCCAGGTATTTTTTTATCTGCTGCGCAAGCACCTGCTGCCTTTCCTTTTTAAAGTACTTTCGATCAGCCCCCGGATCAAAAAGCGCATTTTCAGGGCCCTGTCCCAAATCTGGTATTCCTACGGAGACAGCCCGCTTTCCGTCGGGCATTCAGAACAATCGTTAACATTTAAAGCGGGTGACCGCTTTCCATATGTTCGCATCGATCATAAAGGGAAGATGATCAGTTGCTACCATTTACTGACCGCAGCAAAATTCCACCTGGTATGTATCGGCGCTGACAGCAACGGGAACAAAGATGATGTCCCCGCAGCCCTGGTACCCCTGATCCAGTTGATTAATCTTCCCCATAGCCCCTGCTGGTTAAAATTGGGTATCAGAAAGAAATTGTACATCCTGGTCAGGCCTGATAATTATATTGGGATGATCACCGACCGGATAGATGATGACAGACTGGAGAGGTATTTTAGGTTATTCCGCTAA
- a CDS encoding GreA/GreB family elongation factor codes for MRTIPLILTKEEYKLLTDQYESVTTPVFNKQKLFQELKDAKIVGPQSMPLNVVSSNSDVLIWNINKNQTFSISIVAEDSPERGTNKIRVTDPIVVALLGYPAGAMTEWEMKDGINKFKVISVGQGRVDDALAGHHRS; via the coding sequence ATGCGTACCATACCACTTATTTTAACAAAAGAAGAATATAAATTATTAACGGACCAATATGAGTCCGTGACCACTCCTGTCTTTAACAAGCAAAAGCTGTTTCAGGAATTAAAGGATGCCAAAATCGTAGGGCCGCAATCCATGCCGCTTAATGTCGTCTCGTCAAACTCTGATGTCCTGATTTGGAACATCAATAAGAACCAGACCTTCAGTATCAGTATAGTTGCTGAGGATAGCCCCGAACGCGGAACAAATAAAATCCGGGTTACAGACCCGATCGTTGTCGCCTTATTGGGTTACCCCGCAGGGGCTATGACCGAGTGGGAAATGAAAGACGGGATTAATAAATTTAAAGTGATCTCAGTAGGACAGGGGCGCGTAGATGATGCGCTCGCCGGACATCACCGGAGTTAG
- the ric gene encoding iron-sulfur cluster repair di-iron protein, with the protein METLEDSILNVTLIEPKLKHPTIFSRFDALNEGEGFVILNDHDPKPVYYQLLGERGDIFQWEYLEQGPEWWKVSIKKKITGGGDETLGQIATKDLRKAEVFKKYGLDFCCGGKKTVKAACEEKGLNFEAVENELRQAEKDGATSPLARPLPYNDWSLSFLADYIVNTHHSYVKAALPELLKYAEKVAKVHIAEHPELLDILQLTKEISAELTEHLQKEETVLFPYIKQLEGSKENGQPLIHTVKQPITLMEKEHEIVGKSLSDIRMLTNNYELPQDACASYGLLYKMLQEFEDDLFTHIHLENNILFIKALEIEKQLNK; encoded by the coding sequence ATGGAAACTTTAGAAGACAGCATACTTAATGTGACTTTAATTGAACCCAAACTAAAACACCCCACTATTTTTTCCCGCTTTGATGCATTGAACGAAGGAGAGGGCTTTGTTATCCTGAATGATCATGACCCTAAGCCTGTTTACTACCAACTGCTTGGGGAACGAGGCGACATATTCCAATGGGAATACCTGGAGCAGGGACCGGAATGGTGGAAAGTGAGCATCAAAAAAAAGATAACTGGTGGGGGCGATGAAACCCTCGGACAAATTGCCACTAAAGATTTGCGTAAGGCGGAAGTATTTAAAAAGTATGGTCTTGATTTTTGCTGCGGCGGCAAAAAAACTGTGAAAGCCGCCTGCGAGGAGAAAGGACTGAATTTTGAAGCCGTGGAAAACGAACTGCGCCAGGCCGAAAAGGACGGCGCTACATCCCCCCTTGCCCGCCCCTTACCTTATAATGACTGGAGCCTCAGCTTCCTGGCTGATTATATCGTCAATACCCACCACAGCTATGTGAAAGCGGCTTTACCTGAATTGCTGAAATATGCGGAAAAAGTTGCGAAAGTGCATATCGCAGAACACCCCGAACTATTGGATATCCTGCAATTAACAAAAGAAATTAGTGCCGAGCTGACGGAACATCTGCAAAAGGAAGAAACGGTCCTGTTCCCTTATATAAAACAATTGGAGGGCTCGAAAGAGAACGGGCAACCCCTTATACATACTGTTAAACAGCCGATCACCCTGATGGAAAAAGAGCACGAAATTGTTGGGAAAAGCTTATCAGATATCCGGATGCTGACTAACAATTATGAGCTGCCGCAAGATGCCTGCGCCAGCTATGGCCTATTGTATAAAATGCTGCAGGAATTTGAAGATGACCTGTTTACGCATATTCACCTGGAAAATAACATCCTGTTTATTAAGGCACTGGAAATAGAAAAGCAATTAAATAAATAA